From Crateriforma spongiae, a single genomic window includes:
- a CDS encoding recombinase family protein, giving the protein MSKFTAVYCRVSSNNQDTASQKPDLESYIKSLDGDVKWFEDKASGKSMSRPEWERLERDARAGKVSRIVVWRLDRLGRTASGLTALFEDLNARKINLVSVRDGLDLSTPAGRLMANVLASVAQYETEVRGERVKAGQAVARANGKRWGGSKKGVRRTVNADTHKAIVEFYKSGQTITAVARAVRVSRPTVYSVLREAGILEPAGNP; this is encoded by the coding sequence ATGAGCAAGTTTACTGCGGTCTACTGTCGTGTTTCTTCTAATAACCAGGACACTGCTTCCCAAAAGCCGGACCTAGAGTCCTATATCAAGAGCCTGGATGGTGATGTGAAATGGTTTGAGGATAAGGCGTCTGGGAAGTCAATGAGCCGACCGGAATGGGAACGTTTAGAACGTGATGCCAGGGCAGGGAAAGTCTCACGGATTGTCGTATGGCGATTAGATCGACTAGGGCGAACGGCCTCGGGATTAACGGCACTTTTTGAAGATTTGAATGCCAGAAAGATCAATCTTGTCTCGGTAAGGGACGGCCTTGACCTATCAACACCAGCAGGTCGGCTCATGGCGAACGTGTTAGCATCCGTCGCCCAGTACGAGACCGAAGTTAGGGGCGAGCGTGTCAAAGCTGGGCAGGCAGTAGCTAGGGCAAATGGTAAGCGGTGGGGCGGCTCCAAAAAGGGCGTCCGCCGCACAGTCAACGCCGACACACACAAGGCCATTGTTGAGTTTTACAAATCGGGCCAAACCATAACCGCCGTCGCTCGGGCCGTCCGGGTGAGTCGCCCGACCGTGTATTCGGTGCTCCGGGAGGCCGGGATTCTTGAACCCGCCGGGAATCCATGA
- a CDS encoding DUF2213 domain-containing protein, whose translation MFPFQSSFDHQFDRFTDAAESLVANSRPTQIAANLAASVTLADLDGREYLVAPVTMVREQVLHGSTGPMFYPSSVLQSRVERWNGVPLVLNHPKASHGYVSARSPDVLEEHSLGHVFNARFVGNAIKAEAWFDVRRTQRLAPDVYQRVASGQPVELSTGLFTRAVNRPGKFKGRPFSHRLVDYDADHFAILPQAKGACSVKDGCGVSVNSFVPSEQPLVAPTLNFSASDRDPQLTSNDSSGPLVAPVLDFSDCRVEGRPTINHRAVEAPLVAPKLDF comes from the coding sequence ATGTTCCCGTTTCAATCATCCTTCGACCACCAATTCGACCGATTCACCGACGCTGCCGAAAGCCTAGTCGCGAACTCCCGACCCACGCAAATCGCCGCCAATCTTGCCGCCTCCGTCACGTTGGCAGACCTAGATGGCCGCGAGTACCTAGTTGCGCCTGTCACGATGGTCCGCGAACAAGTCCTTCATGGCTCGACTGGCCCCATGTTTTATCCCTCGTCAGTGCTTCAGAGCCGAGTTGAACGTTGGAATGGCGTGCCCCTCGTACTCAACCACCCCAAAGCCAGTCACGGCTACGTCTCCGCCCGCTCTCCCGACGTTCTCGAAGAACACAGCCTAGGGCACGTCTTCAATGCCCGTTTCGTTGGCAATGCGATCAAGGCCGAGGCGTGGTTTGATGTTCGTCGCACCCAGCGTCTAGCCCCCGATGTCTACCAGCGAGTCGCCTCCGGCCAGCCCGTCGAATTATCTACCGGCCTATTCACAAGGGCCGTTAACCGTCCTGGCAAGTTCAAAGGCCGTCCGTTTTCCCACCGACTTGTCGACTACGACGCAGACCACTTTGCAATTCTCCCCCAAGCCAAAGGAGCTTGTTCCGTGAAAGATGGATGTGGTGTTTCCGTGAATTCGTTCGTCCCCAGCGAACAACCGCTAGTCGCCCCGACGTTGAATTTCAGCGCATCGGACCGCGACCCCCAGTTGACCAGCAACGACTCATCGGGGCCGCTCGTAGCACCCGTGTTGGACTTTTCCGACTGTCGTGTCGAGGGTCGTCCCACGATCAACCACCGAGCCGTTGAGGCGCCCTTGGTCGCACCCAAGTTGGATTTTTAG
- a CDS encoding DUF3631 domain-containing protein, which yields MADFIGTYIVMPDDARIVMASWILASHIIDSFDRFPHLAITSPEKRCGKTRCLQLIELLSREAVMTSNMSPAVVYRLIEEKKPTLIMDEAQSLSRQGSENSIAIQEIFCAAIDRNAAVHRVGGDRNDEIVQFRVYSPKVVALIGNLDGVLADRCVEVRLARKTADDSVTRFRSRVVEPDAEKVRESIVAWCTDHAGRVAEAYDTTDEFDIANDRMAELMLPLQSVVMVDDEESLPALRRFVFELEEQDRQAELSTPGVKLLIAAREIFDRVKPDENGGKFLLTKNLIRKLVAREEEEWQRFSSGRPISADAIARLLRPYGIRSSRDRTRRKRGYWAHDFDSTWERYAPRTPSP from the coding sequence GTGGCTGATTTCATCGGCACCTATATCGTCATGCCGGATGACGCTCGGATCGTGATGGCGAGCTGGATACTAGCTTCGCACATCATTGATTCGTTTGATCGTTTTCCCCATCTGGCGATCACGAGTCCGGAAAAGCGATGCGGAAAGACTCGGTGCTTGCAACTCATCGAGTTGCTGAGTCGGGAAGCGGTGATGACATCGAACATGTCGCCCGCCGTAGTCTATCGGCTGATCGAAGAGAAAAAGCCGACACTGATCATGGACGAAGCGCAATCGTTAAGTCGTCAGGGTTCCGAAAACTCTATCGCGATTCAAGAGATCTTTTGCGCCGCGATCGACCGGAACGCTGCCGTCCATCGGGTCGGTGGCGACCGGAATGATGAGATCGTCCAGTTCCGCGTGTACTCGCCCAAAGTCGTCGCCCTCATCGGCAACTTGGACGGCGTTCTTGCCGACCGATGCGTGGAGGTTCGCTTGGCCCGTAAGACGGCCGACGATTCGGTCACGAGGTTTCGGTCACGAGTGGTCGAACCGGACGCGGAAAAGGTGCGAGAGAGCATCGTAGCGTGGTGTACGGATCACGCCGGGCGGGTCGCGGAAGCCTATGACACCACCGATGAGTTCGATATCGCGAACGACCGAATGGCCGAGTTGATGTTGCCACTCCAATCCGTGGTGATGGTCGACGACGAAGAATCGTTGCCAGCACTTCGGCGATTTGTGTTCGAGTTGGAAGAGCAGGACCGGCAAGCCGAACTCTCTACACCGGGCGTCAAGTTGCTGATTGCGGCACGCGAAATCTTCGACCGCGTCAAGCCTGATGAGAACGGCGGGAAGTTTTTGCTTACCAAAAACCTAATTCGAAAACTCGTCGCTCGGGAAGAAGAAGAGTGGCAGCGTTTTTCAAGCGGACGGCCAATTTCGGCAGACGCGATCGCACGATTGCTCCGACCCTACGGAATTCGATCCAGCCGGGATCGGACTCGCAGAAAACGGGGCTACTGGGCTCACGATTTTGATTCGACATGGGAACGGTACGCCCCCCGTACCCCTTCTCCGTAA
- a CDS encoding phage integrase family protein: MATKRILNWRPHDQGGRWRKLYKGKYFQRNKRPDESREESYQRVLAEFEEWKAKVDEAEAANDPSQRAWNLLIENADRILADLEKQDSFDNRRDWKYVRANQIAAKLLRDRGVKCPLSLQEIEADPRGLLECYFPEKAVLDRSDPPWATKPQPTASGTLGAIARTFLKEKKAEADAGQLSFGRYKQLKIKVDQFVSFVGANKKPSELTNGALTNYRIELLDQVASDTLSAKTAKDKLAVAVQFVRWAVSESLIERPAILDSPNRLSITASAGRIQVFDELELQTLYKGANDRTRLFMLLCLNCGMTQVDIGKLRHDEVDWKKGRIARKRSKTAKHGDAIPTVNYPLWKETFRLLKKFRSGHDSLALTNENGNPLWDDRSDVNSIDSVWKRLRTKLAEDGTPIDKPMKLLRKTSSTRLETKYPQFGDLFLGHAAASMKSKHYANYPQDQFDAAVEWLGLELAAAIDG, translated from the coding sequence ATGGCGACGAAACGGATATTGAACTGGCGTCCGCACGACCAAGGCGGACGATGGCGAAAGCTCTACAAAGGCAAGTATTTCCAGCGCAACAAGCGACCGGACGAGTCTAGAGAGGAAAGCTACCAGCGGGTGCTGGCCGAGTTTGAAGAATGGAAAGCAAAGGTCGATGAAGCGGAGGCCGCTAACGACCCCAGCCAAAGGGCGTGGAACCTCTTGATCGAGAACGCCGACCGAATCTTGGCTGACCTCGAAAAGCAGGACTCCTTCGATAACCGGCGTGATTGGAAGTACGTCCGGGCCAACCAGATCGCCGCAAAACTTCTCCGCGACCGTGGCGTTAAGTGCCCGTTGAGCCTTCAGGAAATCGAAGCTGATCCGCGTGGTTTGCTAGAGTGCTACTTTCCAGAAAAAGCGGTCCTCGATCGAAGCGACCCGCCATGGGCCACCAAGCCCCAACCTACGGCCTCTGGTACGCTCGGGGCGATTGCCCGGACGTTTTTGAAAGAGAAGAAAGCCGAGGCAGATGCGGGCCAGTTGTCATTCGGCCGCTACAAGCAACTAAAGATCAAGGTTGATCAGTTCGTCTCGTTCGTCGGTGCCAACAAGAAGCCGTCCGAGTTGACGAATGGAGCATTGACCAACTATCGCATCGAACTGCTTGACCAAGTTGCCAGCGACACGTTGAGTGCCAAGACGGCAAAGGACAAGTTGGCCGTTGCGGTTCAATTCGTCCGATGGGCCGTTTCGGAAAGCTTGATAGAACGGCCTGCCATCCTTGATTCCCCCAATAGGCTGTCGATTACGGCATCAGCCGGAAGGATCCAAGTATTCGACGAACTCGAACTACAGACGCTGTACAAAGGAGCAAACGATCGGACCAGGTTGTTTATGTTGCTCTGTTTGAATTGCGGTATGACGCAAGTTGATATCGGCAAGCTTCGCCACGATGAGGTGGACTGGAAAAAGGGACGCATCGCTCGCAAACGATCTAAAACGGCAAAGCACGGCGATGCTATACCGACCGTGAACTACCCGCTGTGGAAAGAAACGTTTCGGCTTTTGAAGAAGTTTCGCTCAGGCCACGATTCGCTGGCCTTGACGAATGAGAATGGCAACCCCTTGTGGGACGATCGATCCGACGTAAACAGCATTGACTCGGTATGGAAACGCCTTCGGACTAAGTTGGCCGAAGACGGAACGCCGATTGACAAACCGATGAAGTTGTTGCGTAAAACGTCTTCAACTCGGCTGGAAACGAAGTATCCGCAATTCGGTGATCTCTTCCTGGGACACGCCGCTGCCTCGATGAAGTCGAAGCACTACGCCAACTATCCTCAAGACCAATTCGATGCCGCCGTTGAGTGGTTGGGTCTTGAGTTGGCGGCGGCGATCGACGGATAG
- a CDS encoding DUF4347 domain-containing protein, translated as MKIPGVFLSRLSRRIKTSGRVSKSSRRPEPWKVHCLEERVMLAADCGAAVAGLSAKAVTTDVSPAGDPDDARVASDRVSNGIVFIDAAVTDLEMLTDGIESGHEVVLLQPDQSGVDQISQILSTRKGITSVHIVAHGQAGRLQLGNQMLDFETVERVQNQVCSWSNSLTSDADLLIYGCETGAGQAGLQLIQRLAELTGADVAASIDKTGAESQDSDWDLERHVGVIEAGLAFNESTRKVYQAQLPITIRAAGSTGEEQMLLQIDETTVATFDSVSTEFQDYTFDATGIDADQVRVVFTNDLYEPENGIDRNLIVDRITIDSTVYETESPEVFSTGTWLPADGIVPGYRQSETLHSDGYFQYAGTTPPVPTGDPSGLVINEIHYNPGPDAVVDGDAEFIELYNSGDEAVDLGGLSFTGFDLTFTNGTIIGAGQYAIVSPSIELAESTWGVTPIAEFASGGISGGGELIQLIAADGVTVIDEVEYLDESPWTPLPDGNGPSLELRDWALDNSVAQNWGASEGDPTPAAENSIFGTDAPAPITDIVVAPGEVLPNEAFTISGNIEGATSANLVYKVMFGEEQTVAMTNVEGNTWQATLPGADAGTLIRYRIESDVAVAPFNDTINYFGLVVSPTDIEGNELPLFQFFVDEAEFTELTTTELALTNDKIEAVVYFDGQVIDNATVRVRGGDYSRTFFDKKSLKFELPDGQTIDVGAEGSYPIDEFGINADFGDWSVATPDITWDVFNAETESFVSSFFVRAEINGDFHGVFRFQELYDGAWRDANDISDDDEFYKAGEGGFGTTAKFDKKSPDDGDYTEIDQLNDVLTAPPSDAKTSYLYDHVDVANVVNHMALSTLTRHDDQEVQNFYMFLDADTERWSIVEWDLDRLWIESGDETEGPFTTPEPIDQELLNSVWEVPEFQEMYWRRIQTLVDTYLTDDARTQFMARYDELIEQIGETNSTLEFEKWQRNDIYANPYWRNELAAGLDQRAAAFESETRMPGSFSGVADIVINELHYNPLDGDAEFIELFNRSETESIDLSGWTVDGIDLTIGYGTVILPGQSIVFTDDLTRFRVQAPGDIFIGGQYSGGLKGSGELITLADAEGNVIDQVDYLDDDPWPSEPDGDGYTLALIDPSLDNSLASSWVASDQINGTPGLPNDAVVTGSTLKVYAAGSTGDEIITLDVAGEQVAIFNLASYGGQADDLANRNFVEMTWGSNTPFTADDVRINFINDFYDPEAGIDSNVAIDRIEIDGVVYETEASNVFSTGTYLSVDGIVPGYRESEVLHTNGYFQYASESSNESPVAVDDSFVTTSDQPVTDNVLANDSDPELDPLSVAEYTDAQFGSVTIQPDGDFVYTPAAGFIGDDSFTYTVSDANGGSAIGTVSIQVDAPVLFADGNQIQLLNNYYGSYLVSIGRDAETAPESDAASRWELIASANGSYLLRNASTGRYLDGDLFGIDTNSNPSARGTTWQFIEDVDGLYYLFNPTYDTYVDANGVRSDVAWDPGSLDPDDLWRVTLV; from the coding sequence ATGAAGATTCCTGGTGTATTCCTGTCGCGACTGAGCCGTCGAATCAAAACCAGTGGCCGCGTTTCAAAGTCCAGTCGTCGTCCGGAACCATGGAAGGTCCACTGCCTGGAGGAACGAGTCATGCTAGCGGCGGATTGCGGCGCCGCGGTCGCCGGCCTCTCCGCCAAAGCAGTCACCACGGACGTTTCACCGGCAGGCGACCCGGACGATGCACGTGTTGCGTCCGACCGAGTTTCCAACGGCATCGTTTTCATCGACGCCGCTGTCACCGACTTGGAGATGTTGACCGACGGGATCGAATCGGGGCACGAAGTCGTCTTGCTGCAGCCTGATCAGTCGGGCGTCGATCAAATCAGCCAGATTTTGTCCACGCGTAAGGGCATCACCAGCGTGCACATTGTCGCTCATGGCCAGGCGGGACGATTGCAGCTTGGCAATCAGATGTTGGACTTCGAAACAGTCGAACGTGTTCAGAATCAGGTTTGTTCTTGGTCGAATTCGTTGACCAGCGATGCGGATCTTCTGATCTACGGCTGCGAAACGGGGGCGGGACAGGCCGGTTTGCAACTGATTCAGCGTTTGGCCGAATTGACTGGGGCGGACGTTGCCGCATCGATCGACAAAACGGGGGCCGAATCACAAGATTCCGACTGGGACCTGGAACGTCATGTGGGTGTGATCGAAGCCGGTTTGGCCTTCAACGAATCGACCCGAAAGGTTTATCAAGCACAGTTGCCGATCACCATTCGTGCGGCGGGCAGCACGGGTGAAGAACAAATGCTGTTGCAGATCGACGAGACGACCGTTGCGACGTTCGACTCCGTTTCGACGGAGTTTCAAGACTACACGTTTGATGCCACCGGAATCGACGCCGATCAAGTTCGCGTGGTCTTTACCAATGACCTTTACGAGCCTGAAAACGGTATCGACCGCAACCTGATCGTCGATCGAATCACGATCGATTCGACGGTTTACGAAACCGAGTCGCCGGAGGTCTTTTCGACCGGCACTTGGTTGCCGGCCGACGGAATCGTTCCCGGGTATCGACAATCCGAAACGCTGCATTCCGATGGTTATTTCCAATACGCCGGGACGACGCCACCAGTCCCGACGGGTGATCCCAGCGGATTGGTGATTAACGAAATCCATTACAACCCGGGCCCGGACGCCGTGGTCGACGGCGATGCCGAGTTCATTGAACTGTACAACTCCGGCGACGAAGCGGTCGACTTGGGTGGTTTGTCGTTTACCGGATTCGATTTGACGTTCACCAACGGCACGATCATCGGTGCAGGGCAATACGCGATCGTGTCGCCATCGATCGAATTGGCTGAATCGACTTGGGGCGTCACTCCCATCGCCGAATTCGCGTCGGGTGGCATCTCCGGTGGCGGCGAATTGATCCAGTTGATCGCGGCCGATGGTGTGACAGTCATTGATGAAGTCGAATACCTGGACGAATCGCCTTGGACACCGTTGCCCGATGGTAACGGACCGTCACTGGAACTCCGTGACTGGGCACTGGACAACTCCGTTGCGCAAAACTGGGGGGCATCCGAAGGCGATCCGACCCCAGCGGCTGAAAACTCGATCTTCGGCACCGATGCCCCCGCGCCGATCACCGACATTGTGGTCGCGCCGGGCGAAGTTCTGCCCAACGAAGCGTTTACGATCAGCGGGAATATCGAAGGCGCGACCAGTGCGAATCTGGTCTACAAGGTAATGTTTGGCGAAGAACAAACCGTCGCCATGACCAATGTCGAAGGCAATACATGGCAGGCGACGCTTCCCGGGGCTGATGCGGGAACGCTGATCCGCTATCGCATCGAATCGGATGTTGCGGTGGCGCCGTTCAATGACACGATCAATTACTTCGGTCTGGTCGTGTCGCCGACCGACATCGAAGGCAACGAATTGCCGCTGTTTCAGTTCTTTGTCGACGAAGCCGAGTTCACCGAACTGACGACGACCGAGTTGGCGTTGACCAATGACAAAATCGAAGCGGTCGTCTACTTCGATGGCCAGGTGATCGACAACGCGACCGTTCGAGTCCGCGGTGGTGATTATTCTCGGACCTTCTTTGACAAGAAAAGCCTGAAGTTTGAGTTACCCGATGGCCAGACCATCGATGTGGGCGCCGAAGGTTCGTATCCGATCGATGAATTTGGCATCAATGCGGACTTTGGGGATTGGTCAGTCGCGACCCCCGACATTACGTGGGACGTTTTCAACGCCGAAACGGAATCGTTTGTCAGTTCCTTCTTTGTCCGAGCGGAGATCAACGGCGACTTCCATGGCGTTTTCCGATTCCAAGAACTGTACGACGGTGCGTGGCGTGACGCCAATGACATCAGCGACGACGATGAATTCTATAAGGCCGGTGAAGGTGGATTCGGCACGACTGCTAAGTTCGACAAAAAGTCCCCCGACGACGGTGACTACACCGAAATCGATCAATTGAACGATGTCTTGACGGCACCACCATCGGACGCCAAGACATCATATCTGTATGACCATGTGGACGTCGCAAATGTGGTCAACCATATGGCACTCAGTACCCTGACGCGTCACGACGACCAAGAGGTGCAAAACTTCTATATGTTCCTGGACGCTGACACCGAACGTTGGTCGATCGTCGAATGGGACTTGGACCGTTTGTGGATTGAATCGGGCGATGAAACCGAGGGCCCATTCACGACTCCGGAGCCGATTGATCAAGAATTGCTGAACTCCGTTTGGGAGGTCCCGGAGTTCCAAGAGATGTATTGGCGGCGGATTCAAACGTTGGTGGATACCTACCTGACCGATGATGCTCGCACCCAATTCATGGCCCGGTATGACGAACTGATCGAACAGATCGGTGAAACGAATTCGACACTGGAATTCGAAAAGTGGCAGCGAAACGACATTTATGCCAACCCTTATTGGCGGAACGAGTTGGCCGCTGGATTGGATCAGCGTGCCGCGGCGTTTGAATCGGAAACTCGCATGCCGGGAAGCTTCAGCGGCGTCGCCGATATCGTGATCAACGAATTGCACTACAACCCGCTGGACGGTGACGCGGAATTTATTGAACTGTTCAACCGATCGGAAACGGAATCAATTGATTTGTCCGGCTGGACCGTGGACGGCATCGATTTGACGATTGGCTATGGCACCGTCATTCTTCCGGGGCAAAGCATCGTGTTCACCGATGACTTGACACGTTTTCGCGTCCAGGCACCCGGCGACATCTTCATCGGCGGTCAGTATTCCGGCGGTCTGAAAGGCAGTGGTGAACTGATCACACTGGCCGATGCCGAGGGCAACGTGATCGACCAAGTCGATTATTTGGACGACGATCCATGGCCCAGTGAACCCGACGGTGATGGGTACACGCTGGCATTGATCGATCCCAGTTTGGATAACAGCTTGGCGTCCAGTTGGGTCGCCAGCGATCAAATCAACGGAACGCCGGGATTGCCGAACGATGCGGTGGTGACAGGTTCGACCCTGAAGGTCTACGCGGCCGGATCGACCGGCGATGAAATCATCACGCTGGACGTTGCCGGCGAACAGGTTGCCATTTTCAATTTGGCATCCTACGGCGGTCAGGCCGACGATTTGGCCAATCGTAATTTTGTGGAAATGACTTGGGGATCTAACACGCCGTTCACCGCCGACGACGTGCGAATCAACTTCATCAACGATTTCTATGACCCGGAAGCCGGAATCGATTCCAACGTGGCCATTGACCGTATCGAAATCGACGGCGTGGTCTATGAAACGGAGGCCAGTAACGTGTTCTCCACGGGCACCTATCTGTCCGTCGATGGAATCGTTCCCGGGTACCGTGAAAGCGAAGTCCTGCATACCAACGGCTATTTCCAATATGCCAGTGAATCTTCCAATGAATCACCGGTTGCCGTGGACGACAGCTTTGTCACCACATCGGATCAACCGGTCACCGACAATGTCTTGGCCAACGATTCCGATCCGGAACTGGACCCGCTATCGGTGGCCGAGTACACCGATGCGCAATTCGGTTCGGTGACGATTCAACCCGATGGTGACTTCGTCTACACGCCGGCCGCCGGATTCATTGGCGACGATTCGTTCACCTACACCGTCTCCGATGCAAATGGTGGTTCGGCGATCGGAACGGTCAGCATCCAAGTCGATGCTCCAGTCCTGTTTGCCGATGGCAACCAGATTCAGTTGCTGAACAACTACTACGGATCGTATTTGGTTTCGATCGGTCGTGATGCTGAAACCGCGCCCGAAAGCGATGCAGCCAGCCGGTGGGAATTGATCGCTTCGGCCAACGGCAGCTACTTGTTGCGAAACGCGTCCACCGGTCGATATTTGGATGGTGATCTGTTCGGAATTGACACCAATTCAAATCCATCAGCGCGTGGGACGACCTGGCAGTTCATCGAAGACGTCGACGGACTGTACTATCTGTTCAACCCGACGTATGACACCTATGTCGATGCGAATGGTGTGCGATCCGACGTGGCTTGGGATCCCGGTTCGCTAGATCCCGATGACCTATGGCGGGTGACTCTCGTTTAG
- a CDS encoding alkaline phosphatase PhoX — translation MKSRREFLSESFSSVTGFGVASALAALGGRIALGDHARAGHALLPTKDETTGLELIRLPEGFRYVSHGWTNDPMSDGTPTPAAHDGMGVVAENNGVVTLVRNHEISDDTDALPITNGTPFDRRAGGGCTTLTFDTRHGRWLDSRVAIAGTSRNCAGGVTPWGTWLTAEETVLGIDSVDPYQNDAARSFKRDHGWVFEVDPTGVRHPVPIKAMGRFVHEAVAIDRETGIVYETEDRGTAGFYRFIPNQNRKLADGGKLQIAQVVGHDDLRGHVEQGRQFDVRWHTIPEPTLANTPGLDQPDELGVFKQGKRLGCTTFARLEGCWSGNGMIYFDATSGGAAKAGQIWQYDPEAEKLTMLFESPGKQILNMPDNLCVNPHGGLALCEDGDYGDDEYPQRIHLLSQDGHLIPLAVNDVQLNGQKGFHGDFRGREWAGATFSPDGQWLFANIQTPGITLAITGPWQNLTDDA, via the coding sequence GTGAAATCTCGTCGCGAATTTCTCAGTGAATCGTTTTCATCCGTGACCGGATTCGGGGTGGCTTCGGCTCTGGCCGCATTGGGCGGGCGCATCGCACTGGGCGATCACGCCCGGGCCGGACACGCATTGCTGCCGACCAAAGATGAAACCACCGGCTTGGAACTGATTCGATTACCCGAGGGATTCCGGTACGTCAGCCACGGCTGGACCAACGATCCGATGTCCGACGGAACCCCGACACCGGCAGCCCACGACGGGATGGGGGTTGTCGCCGAAAACAATGGCGTCGTCACGCTGGTCCGGAATCATGAAATCAGCGACGACACTGACGCTTTACCCATCACCAACGGGACTCCGTTCGACCGCCGCGCCGGGGGCGGCTGCACCACACTGACGTTTGATACACGTCACGGTCGCTGGCTGGACAGTCGCGTGGCGATCGCCGGGACCAGCCGCAACTGTGCCGGCGGCGTCACCCCGTGGGGCACCTGGCTGACCGCGGAAGAAACTGTCCTGGGTATCGATTCGGTGGATCCCTATCAAAACGATGCCGCACGTTCTTTCAAACGCGATCACGGCTGGGTCTTTGAAGTCGATCCCACCGGCGTGCGTCATCCCGTACCCATCAAAGCGATGGGGCGATTCGTCCATGAAGCTGTGGCGATCGATCGCGAAACCGGCATCGTTTACGAAACCGAAGACCGTGGCACCGCAGGATTCTATCGATTCATTCCCAACCAGAACCGAAAACTGGCTGACGGTGGCAAGCTGCAAATCGCACAAGTGGTCGGTCACGATGACTTACGCGGCCACGTCGAACAGGGCCGTCAGTTCGATGTCCGCTGGCATACGATTCCTGAACCGACGCTGGCCAACACGCCCGGGCTGGATCAACCCGATGAACTGGGCGTGTTTAAACAAGGCAAGCGACTCGGGTGCACCACGTTCGCACGATTGGAAGGCTGTTGGAGCGGAAATGGAATGATTTACTTCGACGCCACCAGTGGCGGCGCCGCCAAAGCAGGTCAGATTTGGCAATACGATCCGGAAGCGGAAAAGTTGACGATGCTTTTCGAAAGTCCCGGCAAACAGATTTTGAACATGCCCGACAACCTTTGTGTCAATCCGCATGGCGGCTTGGCTTTGTGTGAAGACGGCGACTATGGGGACGATGAATACCCGCAACGAATCCATTTGCTTTCGCAAGACGGACATCTGATCCCGTTGGCAGTCAACGACGTTCAGCTGAACGGGCAAAAAGGTTTTCATGGCGACTTTCGAGGGCGGGAATGGGCCGGCGCCACCTTCAGCCCCGACGGGCAATGGCTGTTCGCCAACATCCAAACGCCCGGCATCACCCTTGCGATCACCGGCCCCTGGCAAAACCTGACCGACGACGCCTAA